The proteins below are encoded in one region of Ferruginibacter lapsinanis:
- a CDS encoding TerC family protein, translated as MESLFTSESIISFFILVILEIVLGIDNVIFVSIIINRLPNEKEKAARRVWMVTGIIVRSLLLMGLGWLLKQKGKAVFTLFDKGFDLASLVMLAGGLFLIYKTVREIHQKLEGELDENTGNKPPLSFAKAIVQIVMIDMVFSFDSIITAGGTAQHVEIMIAAVVIAMIIMFLFSPKISSFIHKHPSLKMLALSFLVMIGISLVIEGWDSKQAHELHLKNYIYFGMAFSFAVELLNMTILKRQRKRRVVELNEPVWEEEKDTDQAS; from the coding sequence ATGGAAAGTTTATTTACGTCTGAGTCTATCATTAGTTTTTTTATATTGGTTATCCTGGAAATTGTTTTGGGTATTGACAATGTGATTTTTGTAAGCATCATTATCAATAGATTACCTAATGAAAAAGAGAAAGCTGCAAGAAGAGTTTGGATGGTCACTGGTATAATTGTACGCTCTTTACTATTAATGGGGTTAGGCTGGTTGCTGAAACAAAAAGGGAAAGCCGTTTTTACTCTGTTTGATAAAGGCTTTGATCTGGCAAGCCTGGTAATGTTGGCCGGAGGTTTATTTCTTATATATAAGACCGTACGTGAAATACATCAGAAATTAGAGGGTGAACTTGATGAGAATACCGGAAACAAACCTCCATTATCTTTTGCCAAAGCAATTGTTCAAATTGTGATGATCGATATGGTATTTTCTTTTGACAGTATCATTACTGCAGGTGGTACAGCACAACATGTTGAGATCATGATAGCTGCTGTTGTAATTGCAATGATCATTATGTTTTTATTCAGTCCGAAAATTTCTTCATTCATACATAAGCATCCTTCATTAAAAATGTTAGCCTTATCTTTTTTAGTAATGATAGGTATTAGTTTAGTTATTGAAGGTTGGGATAGTAAACAAGCACATGAACTTCATCTAAAAAATTACATTTACTTTGGTATGGCATTTTCTTTTGCAGTAGAACTTTTGAATATGACAATATTGAAAAGACAAAGAAAAAGAAGAGTAGTAGAATTAAACGAACCTGTTTGGGAAGAAGAAAAAGATACTGACCAGGCTTCTTAA
- a CDS encoding RsmE family RNA methyltransferase: MALPFFYNEEITIAADMVVLNEETSKHIVQVLRMQNGEQLQLTDGKGNLFTAEITDNNRKKCTVKITNISSVPTPASSKAIGISLVKNSHRFEWFLEKATEIGITEIYPLICQRTEKQHFRSDRMKTILISAMLQSQQVWLPILHEPIKYHSLVNQSSHQQKFIAHCENEEDKVQLSVLPSSSLVSTLILIGPEGDFTKEEIASALQKDFIPVALGNTRLRTETAGIVAATLLTK; encoded by the coding sequence ATGGCTTTACCTTTTTTTTATAACGAAGAGATTACAATTGCTGCTGATATGGTGGTGTTAAATGAAGAAACATCCAAACATATCGTGCAGGTATTGCGAATGCAAAACGGAGAGCAATTACAATTAACAGATGGCAAAGGGAATTTATTTACAGCCGAGATAACTGATAATAACAGAAAGAAGTGTACGGTTAAAATAACAAATATATCTAGTGTTCCGACACCTGCGTCAAGCAAGGCAATTGGTATATCGCTGGTAAAAAATAGTCATCGCTTTGAGTGGTTTTTAGAAAAAGCCACAGAGATAGGAATAACTGAGATCTATCCGCTTATCTGTCAGCGAACAGAGAAGCAACATTTTCGATCTGACAGAATGAAAACCATTCTGATAAGTGCGATGCTGCAATCACAACAGGTTTGGTTGCCCATTTTACACGAGCCGATCAAATATCATTCATTGGTTAACCAATCATCTCATCAACAAAAATTTATTGCACATTGCGAAAACGAAGAAGATAAAGTACAGTTAAGTGTTCTGCCTTCAAGTTCATTAGTATCTACGTTAATTTTAATTGGTCCTGAAGGCGATTTTACTAAAGAAGAAATAGCGTCTGCTTTGCAAAAAGATTTTATTCCTGTTGCACTGGGTAATACAAGATTGAGAACAGAAACAGCGGGTATTGTAGCCGCTACATTGCTTACTAAATGA
- the dnaB gene encoding replicative DNA helicase encodes MEFTNLNKDRKTRRKPNLDLGNMVFGKVPPQSKELEEAVLGAIMLEKSAFDTVIEILKAECFYGEAHQRIFRAMISLAQKSLPIDLLTVVEELKIKEELDLVGGPYYVSKLTNAVVSSANIDAHSRIILQKFIQRELIRISGEIIGDAYEDATDVFDLLDDAESKLFEITNNHLRKNFDDINTVLVKTIQRIEDMRNRDEDITGVPSGFEKLDKLTYGWQPTDLIVLAARPSVGKTAFALNLARSAALHPTKPTPVAFFSLEMSAGQLVTRILSAESEIWLEKISRGKLEEHEMKQLYKKGIERLSNAPIFIDDTAALNIFELRAKCRRLKNKHNVGLIIIDYLQLMSGAGENRNGNREQEISRISRDLKGLAKELQVPIIALSQLSREVEKRKEGAKIPQLSDLRESGAIEQDADMVMFLYRPDYYDIGQNEMGESTKGETYVKIAKHRNGSLDTIKLKALLHIQKFIEDEDDGSGGNDFRSGGGHPGGNFRPVKPDEDGGGSKLYIQKGSKMNDGSFDDEAPF; translated from the coding sequence ATGGAATTTACTAATCTTAATAAAGATAGAAAAACAAGACGCAAACCAAACCTTGACTTGGGAAATATGGTATTTGGTAAAGTACCTCCTCAGTCAAAAGAATTGGAAGAAGCGGTGCTTGGAGCAATAATGCTGGAGAAGAGTGCTTTTGATACGGTGATAGAAATTTTGAAGGCAGAATGTTTTTATGGTGAAGCTCATCAGCGTATTTTCAGAGCAATGATCTCATTGGCGCAAAAGAGTTTGCCGATCGATTTATTGACTGTTGTTGAAGAACTAAAGATCAAAGAAGAGTTGGATCTGGTGGGGGGACCTTACTATGTATCGAAATTGACCAACGCGGTAGTATCTTCTGCTAATATCGATGCTCACTCAAGAATCATTCTGCAAAAATTCATACAAAGAGAACTGATACGTATCAGCGGAGAGATCATTGGAGATGCGTATGAAGATGCGACTGATGTGTTTGATCTGTTAGATGATGCAGAAAGCAAATTATTTGAGATCACTAATAATCACTTACGTAAAAATTTTGATGATATCAATACGGTATTGGTAAAAACGATCCAGCGTATTGAAGATATGCGTAACCGTGATGAAGATATCACCGGAGTGCCATCGGGCTTTGAAAAATTAGATAAACTGACTTATGGATGGCAACCAACCGATCTGATCGTGTTAGCGGCAAGACCATCGGTAGGTAAAACGGCATTTGCGCTTAACCTTGCCCGTAGTGCAGCATTACATCCTACCAAACCAACACCAGTGGCTTTCTTTAGTCTGGAGATGAGTGCCGGGCAATTGGTGACACGTATCCTGAGTGCTGAAAGTGAGATATGGTTAGAGAAGATAAGCCGAGGTAAACTGGAAGAACACGAGATGAAGCAGTTGTATAAAAAAGGGATTGAGCGATTGAGTAATGCTCCCATTTTTATTGATGATACAGCAGCACTGAATATTTTTGAATTAAGAGCAAAGTGTCGTCGGTTGAAAAATAAACACAATGTTGGTTTGATCATTATCGATTACCTGCAGTTGATGAGTGGCGCAGGAGAAAACAGAAATGGCAACAGGGAACAAGAGATCAGTCGTATATCAAGAGATCTGAAAGGGTTGGCCAAAGAATTACAGGTGCCGATCATTGCACTGTCACAGTTAAGTCGTGAGGTGGAGAAAAGAAAAGAAGGCGCAAAAATCCCTCAGTTGAGTGATCTGCGTGAGTCGGGTGCCATCGAGCAGGATGCTGATATGGTAATGTTCCTGTACCGTCCTGATTATTATGATATCGGGCAAAACGAAATGGGTGAGAGCACAAAAGGCGAGACCTATGTTAAGATCGCTAAACATCGTAACGGTAGTTTGGATACGATCAAGTTGAAAGCCTTATTACACATACAAAAATTTATTGAAGACGAAGATGATGGTAGCGGTGGAAATGATTTCAGAAGTGGTGGAGGTCATCCCGGCGGAAATTTCAGACCGGTAAAACCTGATGAAGATGGTGGTGGTTCTAAACTATATATTCAAAAGGGCAGTAAAATGAATGATGGCTCTTTTGATGACGAGGCTCCATTTTAA
- the pheT gene encoding phenylalanine--tRNA ligase subunit beta, translating to MTISYNWLSEYLPEKIEPEKLSKILTSIGLEVESMEKYEEMKGGLEGLVIGEVLTCEKHPDADKLSITTVSIGGDAPLQIVCGAPNVAAGQKVVVATVGATIYPLTGDPMTMKKAKIRGVESFGMICAEDEIGLSESHAGIMVLPAATKTGTPAAEYFKPYNDVVFEIGLTPNRMDAMSHLGVAKDVCAYLWHHNKKEVSVKSPYKNSFKADNQLLPIEVKIDNATACLRYAGISIQGVTIAESPKWLQQKIKTIGLRPINNIVDITNFILHETGQPLHAFDADQIIGNKIIVKNLPEGTSFLTLDDKERKLSAEDLMICNAEEPMCIGGVYGGAKSGVTAITKNIFLESAWFNPITIRKTSFRHGLRTDAATRFEKGVDIGNTVNVLKRAAEMIKEIAGGQFASNIIDVYPAPKQKTEVAIKYHYLKKLSGKNYHGDTIKNILTALGFEILKEGQDDIRIAVPFNKPDVSIPADIVEEIMRIDGLDNVEIPTAITISPSVETLAHEASYKEKTANYLIGLGFNEIFTNSITNAAYYSEEVLQTTVKMINSLSAELNVMRPSMMETGLESVAYNLNRRNTDLQFFEFGKTYTTSATGKYFEQQHLSIYITGKKTADSWKGKGDKADIYFAKAVVEKTIQLLGLTISSYNNAESNTSLDSSLQVKVKNEIVATIGIVNKKTADRFDIKQPVLYADIDWDKLIALNKKVKIEYTEIAKYPLVQRDLAIVVNKSVKYEDVEKATYGARVNKLRSVNLFDIFESDKLGADKKSLAVSFTFLDEEKTLTDKEIDAMMGKIIVSYEKELSAEIRK from the coding sequence ATGACAATAAGTTATAATTGGTTGAGCGAATACCTTCCTGAGAAAATTGAGCCAGAAAAACTGAGTAAGATTTTAACCTCAATTGGTCTGGAAGTGGAGAGCATGGAGAAATACGAAGAGATGAAAGGTGGGCTGGAGGGGCTGGTAATTGGTGAAGTATTGACTTGTGAAAAACATCCTGATGCAGATAAACTATCTATCACAACTGTTTCAATTGGTGGAGATGCACCGTTGCAAATTGTTTGCGGTGCACCTAATGTAGCTGCCGGGCAAAAGGTAGTGGTAGCAACGGTTGGCGCAACGATTTATCCGTTAACTGGTGATCCAATGACGATGAAGAAAGCCAAGATACGTGGTGTGGAAAGCTTTGGAATGATCTGTGCTGAAGATGAGATCGGTTTAAGTGAAAGTCATGCCGGCATTATGGTACTTCCAGCAGCAACCAAAACAGGGACTCCTGCGGCAGAATATTTCAAACCATACAATGACGTAGTTTTTGAAATTGGCCTTACTCCTAATCGTATGGATGCTATGAGTCATTTGGGTGTTGCTAAAGATGTATGTGCTTATTTATGGCATCACAACAAAAAAGAAGTTTCAGTAAAATCACCTTATAAAAATAGTTTTAAGGCTGATAATCAATTATTACCAATTGAAGTAAAAATTGATAACGCAACAGCTTGTCTTCGTTATGCCGGTATTAGCATACAAGGCGTTACTATTGCCGAAAGCCCTAAATGGCTTCAACAAAAAATAAAAACCATCGGATTAAGGCCAATCAACAATATTGTAGATATTACCAATTTTATTCTGCATGAAACAGGGCAACCTTTACATGCATTTGATGCTGATCAGATAATTGGAAACAAGATCATTGTAAAGAATCTTCCTGAAGGAACTTCTTTTCTAACGCTGGATGATAAAGAAAGAAAATTATCTGCCGAAGACCTGATGATCTGTAATGCCGAAGAACCGATGTGTATTGGCGGTGTATATGGTGGTGCAAAAAGCGGTGTTACTGCTATTACAAAAAATATTTTTCTGGAAAGCGCCTGGTTCAATCCGATCACTATTCGTAAAACATCGTTCAGGCATGGATTACGGACTGATGCCGCAACAAGATTTGAAAAAGGCGTAGACATTGGTAACACGGTAAATGTATTGAAACGTGCTGCAGAAATGATAAAAGAAATAGCAGGCGGACAATTTGCAAGCAATATCATTGATGTATATCCTGCGCCAAAACAGAAAACTGAAGTTGCTATCAAATACCATTACCTGAAAAAATTAAGTGGTAAAAATTATCATGGAGATACCATTAAAAACATTTTAACAGCATTAGGTTTTGAAATATTGAAAGAGGGGCAAGACGACATTCGCATTGCCGTACCATTCAACAAACCTGATGTAAGTATTCCGGCTGATATAGTAGAAGAGATCATGCGGATAGACGGACTGGACAATGTTGAAATTCCAACTGCCATTACCATCAGCCCTTCTGTTGAAACACTTGCGCATGAAGCATCCTACAAAGAAAAGACTGCTAATTATTTAATCGGCTTAGGCTTTAATGAGATCTTCACTAACAGTATCACCAATGCTGCTTATTACTCAGAGGAAGTATTACAAACTACGGTAAAAATGATCAATAGTTTGAGTGCCGAATTAAATGTGATGCGTCCATCAATGATGGAGACCGGCTTAGAAAGTGTTGCTTATAATTTGAACAGAAGAAATACTGATCTGCAATTTTTTGAGTTTGGCAAAACTTATACTACTTCTGCCACAGGAAAATATTTTGAACAGCAGCATTTGAGTATTTATATCACCGGCAAGAAAACTGCTGATAGCTGGAAAGGCAAAGGCGATAAAGCTGATATTTATTTCGCAAAAGCAGTAGTTGAAAAAACAATACAGTTACTTGGATTAACTATCAGCTCATATAACAATGCTGAGTCAAACACTAGTTTAGATAGTTCATTGCAGGTTAAAGTAAAAAACGAGATCGTTGCAACAATAGGTATTGTAAATAAAAAAACCGCCGATCGTTTTGATATCAAACAACCGGTATTATATGCGGATATTGATTGGGATAAACTCATCGCTCTAAACAAAAAAGTAAAAATAGAATATACAGAAATAGCAAAATACCCGCTTGTACAAAGAGACCTGGCTATTGTGGTAAATAAATCTGTAAAATATGAAGATGTAGAAAAAGCTACCTATGGCGCAAGAGTGAACAAATTAAGATCAGTTAACTTGTTTGATATTTTTGAAAGTGATAAATTAGGTGCGGATAAAAAATCTTTGGCAGTAAGCTTTACTTTTTTAGATGAAGAAAAAACTTTAACAGATAAAGAGATCGATGCAATGATGGGAAAAATAATTGTATCTTACGAAAAAGAGTTAAGTGCGGAAATAAGGAAATAA
- a CDS encoding cell division protein ZapA, producing the protein MSELIPVNILIGDRTYRIKTNPEDEEIIRRTLKTINDKIIEFKTQFSGKDMQDYIAMVMIWYATQANAGHNPSVEKEMQEALQKIEQKINEVL; encoded by the coding sequence ATGTCAGAATTAATTCCAGTAAATATCTTAATTGGCGATAGAACTTATCGTATCAAAACCAATCCCGAAGATGAGGAGATCATTCGTCGTACATTAAAAACCATCAACGATAAAATAATAGAATTCAAGACCCAGTTCTCCGGTAAAGATATGCAAGACTATATTGCCATGGTAATGATCTGGTATGCAACACAAGCCAATGCTGGCCATAACCCATCTGTAGAAAAAGAAATGCAGGAAGCATTACAAAAAATAGAACAGAAGATCAACGAGGTGTTATAA
- a CDS encoding endonuclease/exonuclease/phosphatase family protein, whose product MTKNILLLFCFFFITHFVNAQSISLNGKFTDWTGTTITTDATADGNGIDLKGFSVTNDDENLYIRLITNAAFNLADSNSLYVNIDADNNASTGFSTYGIGSELGWRFGSKYGFYYHGASLKDTVFASNIKFVALPTFKSDTFEIAISRAAVVGTPAISLFSSNTIKLNFVNGITGGDAMPNSGSTYTYTFTNTHHSDFGAIDISKCNSNYIRLMEYNVLNDGLKDNARLGSFERIFKAINPDVIVLCECWNTTATQAKTLLNTWLPLGGSASWNCYKETTAGIIIASRSSIQGASKITFGRTTAAYINLPSNYLTDLLVIGTHLAAGNDADSLRQSEADNMIQYITKMKAGTTSVPVLVPANTPFVIAGDFNMVNYSSPLNTILTGNIANTAVFGTAPPPDWDNKPLTSINALVADRNMTYTWRNQSETAKWWPGKLDYIIHTNTNIKVKKSFVLQTEMMSVGRLTQYGLQANDNLIASDHLPSVTDLEIPMTTIITPTLQWNGSINTAWENPANWNCSMVPDQNSNVVIPSVAPNFPVINNSTEVRSIQSNSNSSISVQPGINVKLNGQ is encoded by the coding sequence ATGACTAAAAACATCTTACTTCTTTTTTGTTTTTTCTTCATTACACATTTTGTAAATGCACAGAGTATATCTCTTAATGGTAAGTTTACAGACTGGACAGGCACAACTATCACTACTGATGCAACTGCGGATGGGAACGGCATTGACCTGAAAGGATTCTCTGTTACCAATGATGATGAGAATTTATATATCCGCTTAATTACAAATGCAGCATTCAATCTTGCAGACAGTAATAGTTTATATGTAAACATAGATGCTGACAACAATGCATCAACCGGATTTTCCACGTATGGGATTGGTTCGGAACTAGGATGGAGATTTGGCAGCAAGTATGGATTCTATTATCATGGCGCCTCATTAAAAGATACTGTATTTGCCAGTAACATCAAATTTGTAGCATTACCTACTTTCAAAAGTGACACATTTGAAATTGCCATTAGTCGTGCTGCGGTTGTAGGTACCCCTGCGATCAGTTTATTTTCATCTAATACGATCAAACTGAATTTTGTAAATGGTATAACCGGCGGTGATGCCATGCCTAATAGTGGATCGACCTACACCTATACTTTTACCAATACACACCATTCAGATTTTGGTGCCATAGATATTAGTAAATGTAACAGTAACTATATCCGATTGATGGAATACAATGTACTGAATGACGGGCTGAAAGACAATGCAAGACTGGGTAGTTTTGAACGCATATTCAAAGCCATTAATCCTGATGTGATTGTTTTGTGTGAATGTTGGAACACAACAGCAACCCAGGCAAAAACACTATTAAATACATGGCTCCCACTAGGTGGTTCGGCTAGCTGGAATTGTTACAAAGAAACAACTGCCGGGATTATTATTGCTTCCCGATCTTCCATTCAAGGCGCTAGTAAAATAACATTCGGAAGAACCACCGCTGCTTATATAAATCTTCCTTCGAATTATTTGACAGATCTATTAGTTATCGGTACACATTTAGCCGCAGGCAATGATGCCGATTCGTTACGACAAAGCGAAGCGGACAACATGATCCAATATATCACCAAAATGAAAGCAGGTACTACCTCTGTTCCTGTACTTGTACCTGCTAACACTCCATTTGTTATTGCGGGTGATTTTAATATGGTAAATTATTCTTCTCCGCTTAATACAATATTAACAGGCAATATTGCCAACACGGCCGTTTTTGGTACGGCACCTCCACCAGATTGGGACAATAAACCGCTTACAAGTATTAATGCTTTGGTTGCTGATAGAAATATGACATATACCTGGCGTAATCAAAGTGAAACTGCTAAATGGTGGCCAGGCAAATTGGATTATATCATTCACACGAACACTAATATAAAAGTGAAAAAATCTTTTGTGTTACAAACAGAAATGATGAGTGTCGGTCGTCTTACTCAATATGGCCTGCAGGCAAATGATAATTTAATTGCCAGTGATCACCTGCCATCTGTAACAGATCTGGAAATACCGATGACCACCATCATCACACCTACTCTACAATGGAACGGCAGTATTAATACCGCCTGGGAAAATCCTGCTAACTGGAATTGCAGTATGGTACCAGATCAAAACAGCAATGTGGTTATACCTTCCGTAGCTCCCAATTTCCCGGTAATAAATAATAGCACAGAAGTTAGAAGTATTCAATCTAACAGTAATAGCAGCATATCTGTACAACCAGGAATCAATGTAAAATTAAACGGGCAGTAG